The Lutibacter sp. Hel_I_33_5 genome has a window encoding:
- a CDS encoding acyl-CoA thioesterase II, whose product MKNSTDLITLLTLKELDKNNFSGDSFTIGSPHVFGGQVAAQAINAAYRTVSTTRILHSFHSYFLEAGDLTIPIRFKVDEMRTGGSFSTRRVTAIQKDKVIFILAASFHKKEEGFEHQKEFPKDIKQPEELLSWEDMVDQFGDFLPKPLKYFLSIDRPVDFKPVRVPNPMDPENLPANEQVWFKLKGDNHTDIETRMKQQILTYLSDYNVLNAAFNPNASEYSFRNTQTASLDHSMWFFRDFDFDDWMLFSAESPNTFGARGFVTGNIFTRKGTLVASFTQEGLMRPQKN is encoded by the coding sequence ATGAAAAATAGTACTGATTTAATTACCCTTTTAACACTAAAAGAACTTGATAAAAATAATTTTAGTGGAGACAGTTTTACAATCGGTAGCCCTCATGTTTTTGGTGGTCAAGTTGCTGCACAAGCAATAAATGCGGCATATAGAACAGTTTCAACAACAAGAATTTTACATTCTTTTCACTCCTATTTTTTAGAAGCTGGAGATTTAACAATTCCAATTCGTTTTAAAGTTGATGAAATGAGAACAGGCGGAAGTTTTTCTACTAGAAGAGTTACTGCCATTCAAAAAGATAAAGTCATTTTTATTTTAGCAGCTTCTTTTCATAAAAAAGAGGAAGGGTTTGAGCATCAAAAAGAATTTCCTAAAGACATTAAACAACCCGAAGAATTATTAAGTTGGGAAGATATGGTAGATCAATTTGGAGATTTTTTACCAAAGCCACTTAAATATTTCCTTAGTATTGATCGTCCTGTAGATTTTAAGCCTGTAAGAGTTCCTAATCCAATGGATCCAGAAAATTTACCTGCTAACGAACAGGTTTGGTTTAAGTTAAAAGGAGATAATCATACGGATATTGAAACGAGAATGAAACAACAAATTCTAACCTATCTTTCAGATTATAATGTTTTAAACGCAGCATTTAACCCTAATGCGAGTGAATATAGCTTTAGAAATACACAAACTGCAAGTTTAGATCATTCGATGTGGTTTTTTAGAGATTTTGATTTTGATGATTGGATGCTTTTTTCGGCAGAATCTCCTAATACATTTGGAGCTAGAGGTTTTGTTACAGGAAATATATTTACAAGAAAAGGTACATTGGTTGCTTCTTTTACACAAGAAGGATTAATGAGACCACAAAAAAATTAA
- a CDS encoding GNAT family N-acetyltransferase: MLNCCTNTNNALYFNTVNDIPDSIWEALNCTNNLYFSPKYLSSIEKHNPQISFSYIVLVDETQNPIAFASIQIIDFYLDGIRNDLELLVRKVKNIGRKLGVIPHKKPFKILNCGNTFVSGEHGIFIKEDQDKKIIIKELAKAIQHFVNANKTLSKEISAYMLKDFIKESLFITDELHDYSYYSFHVDPNMVLYLDEKWNNFDDYLAAMKTKFRVKARKAFKQSADIVINDVTKENIDDFLPKMTELYKTVSSKAEFNLGDFNLETYKTLKDKLGDKYIIKTYSIDDKIVGFLSGLINQTSLDAHFVGIDYSLNKEYAIYQRMLYDYIEMAIKHKIACINFGRTASEIKSSVGAIPQDLTIYLRHKQSLTNRILKLFLQKIEPTAFHQKFPFKNTFNEK; the protein is encoded by the coding sequence ATGTTGAATTGTTGTACTAATACAAATAATGCACTGTATTTTAATACAGTAAATGATATTCCAGATTCAATTTGGGAGGCATTAAATTGTACAAACAACCTTTATTTTAGCCCAAAATATTTATCATCTATAGAAAAACACAATCCACAAATTAGTTTTTCTTACATCGTTTTGGTTGATGAAACTCAAAACCCAATTGCATTTGCTTCTATACAAATTATCGATTTTTATCTAGACGGAATTAGAAATGATTTAGAATTACTAGTTAGAAAAGTAAAAAATATTGGTAGAAAATTAGGTGTCATTCCTCACAAAAAACCTTTTAAAATTTTAAACTGTGGAAATACTTTTGTGAGCGGTGAACATGGAATCTTCATCAAAGAAGATCAGGATAAAAAAATCATCATAAAAGAATTAGCAAAAGCTATTCAGCATTTTGTAAACGCTAACAAAACACTTTCTAAAGAAATTAGCGCATATATGCTAAAAGACTTTATTAAAGAATCTCTATTTATTACTGATGAATTACATGATTATAGCTATTATTCTTTTCATGTAGATCCGAATATGGTGTTGTATTTAGACGAAAAATGGAACAATTTTGACGATTATTTAGCCGCCATGAAAACCAAGTTTAGAGTAAAAGCTAGAAAAGCCTTTAAACAAAGTGCTGATATCGTTATTAATGATGTTACGAAAGAAAATATTGACGATTTTCTCCCAAAAATGACAGAATTATACAAAACGGTTTCTTCTAAAGCTGAATTTAATTTAGGCGATTTTAATCTGGAAACGTATAAAACGTTAAAAGATAAATTAGGCGATAAATACATCATTAAAACTTATAGTATTGACGATAAAATAGTCGGATTTTTATCAGGTTTAATTAATCAAACATCTTTGGATGCTCATTTTGTTGGTATAGATTATTCACTAAATAAAGAATATGCTATTTATCAAAGAATGCTGTACGATTATATAGAAATGGCAATTAAGCATAAGATAGCATGCATTAATTTTGGAAGAACTGCCAGTGAAATAAAAAGTTCAGTGGGTGCCATTCCTCAAGATTTAACAATTTATTTAAGACACAAACAATCGTTAACCAATCGAATTTTAAAGCTATTTTTACAAAAAATAGAACCTACAGCTTTTCATCAAAAATTTCCATTTAAAAATACATTTAATGAAAAATAG
- a CDS encoding SdpI family protein, producing the protein MNPYIYVLNTNGILFLLSIIFYIFPPKKINNLYGYRTHRSMLNEDIWNFANTLFNKTFMVYAGVSFLAGILFAYLATKEITWQPMVLVLLTILVCIIKTEKGISNTFNEEGKRK; encoded by the coding sequence ATGAATCCATATATATACGTATTAAATACTAACGGTATCTTATTCTTACTGAGTATTATTTTCTACATTTTTCCTCCTAAAAAAATAAACAATTTATACGGCTATAGAACACATCGATCTATGTTAAATGAAGATATTTGGAATTTTGCAAATACATTATTTAATAAAACGTTTATGGTTTATGCAGGTGTTTCTTTTCTTGCTGGAATCCTTTTTGCTTATTTGGCTACCAAAGAAATTACATGGCAACCCATGGTTTTAGTGTTGCTAACAATATTAGTGTGTATCATAAAAACCGAAAAAGGAATTTCTAATACATTTAATGAAGAAGGGAAGAGGAAATAG
- a CDS encoding TonB-dependent receptor domain-containing protein encodes MKKVIFILVLLSNLVVFAQKIKVLDKETGKIIKNVTIFNEQQNATTISDNRGFADISVFKNDDILYFSHLSYTIFEIKKEEIPSNVIVYLTRESEQLDEVVLSVFKNKAKANRIAEQVAVLSSKDIQKISPQTSADLLAAIPGIKVQKSQFGGGSPVLRGMESNRVLLVVDGVRMNNAIYRKGHLQNSITVSPNQLDRTEVVFGPSSVIYGSDALGGVIHYYTKTPKLSEKKEVKSGFFSRFSTVNQEVTSNFSAELRFKNWGSFTSISYSNFGDLKMGKNRSHGFENWGKVGSYSENRSDNYQASPTINSDVNLQINTGYTQTDILQKLFIPLSKKTDLKINMQYSESSDIPRFDRLTEISNGTLKFAEWHYGPQSRFLIAPQLEIHPEKKWIEKGTITFAYQNIKESRIQRKFSSLDRSNRTEKVNVFSLNGDFSVPLTTNKKRNMGYGFEFAYNDVNSISKGETLSISGNEITGFSNTFKVQSRYPDGGSNYISSAVYVDYRQDISDKSTLNSGVRFTNTQLNATWIDQTFITLPETDISLNNSAVTATLGYVLKPNKSWQLNSVLSSGFRSPNIDDVGRVREKAGNVTVPNITLKPEFAYNAEIGIQKYFNNKRFRIGGNVYYTLLDNYIIRDQLGYQVNFDGELGSAVANQNKKTAYITGFTASYLGRISEQWNTSGFITYTKGKTNDTNEPMSSIPPLFGNFELNFTASKFEAGANLRFNSRKKITDFNFTEGIDNHDLTPVINANATSDVDKYYGSPSWVTLGVNGKYTVNNNWTIQGMITNILDEHYREFASGLSAPGRNFSVALTASF; translated from the coding sequence ATGAAGAAAGTAATTTTTATACTTGTTTTACTAAGTAATCTTGTTGTTTTTGCACAAAAAATCAAAGTTTTAGACAAAGAAACAGGAAAAATCATTAAAAATGTGACTATTTTTAATGAACAACAAAATGCAACTACAATTTCAGATAATAGAGGTTTTGCAGATATTTCTGTATTTAAAAACGATGATATTTTATACTTCTCACACCTTTCTTATACTATTTTTGAGATAAAAAAAGAAGAAATACCAAGTAATGTTATAGTTTATTTAACTAGAGAATCTGAACAATTAGACGAAGTAGTATTATCAGTTTTTAAAAACAAAGCAAAGGCGAATCGAATTGCAGAGCAAGTTGCAGTGTTATCATCAAAAGATATTCAAAAAATATCACCACAAACTTCAGCAGATTTGTTAGCAGCAATTCCTGGAATAAAAGTTCAGAAGTCGCAATTTGGTGGTGGAAGTCCTGTATTGAGAGGAATGGAATCTAACCGTGTTTTACTGGTAGTTGATGGAGTTAGAATGAATAACGCAATTTATAGAAAAGGACATTTACAAAACTCAATAACTGTAAGTCCAAATCAATTAGATCGAACTGAAGTTGTTTTTGGACCTTCATCGGTTATCTATGGTTCAGATGCATTAGGAGGTGTAATTCATTATTATACAAAAACACCAAAGTTGTCAGAAAAAAAAGAGGTAAAAAGCGGGTTTTTCTCTAGATTTTCAACGGTTAATCAAGAAGTAACTTCGAACTTTTCTGCTGAATTAAGATTTAAAAACTGGGGATCTTTTACGAGTATTTCCTACAGTAATTTTGGAGACTTAAAAATGGGTAAAAATCGTTCTCACGGATTTGAAAATTGGGGAAAAGTAGGATCGTATTCAGAAAACAGATCTGATAATTACCAAGCAAGTCCAACGATAAATTCTGATGTTAATTTACAAATAAATACGGGCTATACACAAACAGATATTTTACAAAAACTATTTATTCCTTTATCAAAAAAGACCGATTTAAAAATAAACATGCAATATTCTGAATCTTCAGATATTCCAAGATTTGATAGGTTAACAGAAATTTCTAATGGAACATTAAAGTTTGCAGAATGGCATTATGGCCCACAGAGTAGATTCTTAATTGCACCTCAATTAGAGATTCATCCAGAAAAAAAATGGATCGAAAAAGGAACGATTACTTTTGCATATCAGAATATTAAAGAAAGTAGAATTCAACGTAAATTTTCTAGTTTAGACAGGTCTAATAGAACTGAAAAAGTTAATGTTTTTAGTTTAAACGGAGATTTCTCAGTTCCACTAACTACTAATAAGAAACGAAACATGGGATATGGTTTTGAGTTCGCATATAATGACGTAAATTCTATTTCTAAAGGTGAAACGTTATCAATTTCTGGAAATGAAATCACTGGTTTTTCAAATACATTTAAAGTACAATCTCGATATCCAGATGGAGGAAGTAACTATATAAGTTCTGCAGTTTATGTTGATTATAGGCAGGATATTAGTGATAAATCTACGTTAAATTCTGGGGTAAGATTTACCAATACACAATTAAACGCAACTTGGATAGATCAAACTTTTATAACATTGCCAGAAACAGATATTAGCTTAAATAATTCTGCAGTTACTGCTACTTTAGGTTATGTTCTTAAACCTAATAAAAGTTGGCAATTAAATAGTGTTTTATCATCAGGTTTCCGTTCACCAAACATAGACGATGTTGGTAGGGTTAGAGAAAAAGCAGGTAATGTAACAGTGCCAAATATTACTTTAAAACCTGAGTTTGCTTACAATGCAGAAATTGGGATTCAGAAATATTTTAATAATAAAAGATTTAGAATTGGTGGAAATGTATATTATACATTACTCGATAATTATATTATTAGAGACCAACTAGGGTATCAAGTTAATTTTGATGGAGAACTTGGAAGCGCAGTTGCTAATCAGAATAAAAAAACAGCGTATATAACAGGATTTACCGCTAGTTATTTAGGTAGAATTTCTGAACAATGGAATACTTCTGGGTTTATTACCTATACAAAAGGGAAAACAAATGATACCAATGAACCAATGTCTTCTATTCCACCATTATTTGGAAATTTTGAACTGAATTTTACTGCTAGTAAATTTGAAGCAGGTGCAAATCTCCGATTTAATAGTAGGAAAAAAATAACAGATTTTAATTTTACGGAAGGGATTGATAATCATGATTTAACACCAGTTATTAATGCAAATGCAACCAGTGATGTTGATAAATATTATGGTTCACCAAGTTGGGTTACCTTAGGGGTAAATGGAAAATATACAGTAAATAATAATTGGACTATCCAAGGAATGATTACCAATATACTTGATGAGCATTACAGAGAATTTGCTTCTGGTCTTTCTGCTCCAGGACGTAATTTTTCAGTTGCTTTAACGGCTAGTTTTTAA
- a CDS encoding metallophosphoesterase yields the protein MSSNSRISKAFKEAKKLPLNKDSKYILFSDCHRGDNSFADDFARNRNVYKYAFNHYFDEGFTYIELGDGDELWENSDFKNIFRANKYIYLLLKKFHDDNRLHFIWGNHDMDYKDPKYIKKNLHYYYDEVSETDKELLINASFSEAILLENQETKKSIFLLHGHQADWFNYTFWKLSRFLVRVLWKPLQILGISDPTSPAQNFKGLIKVEKRIEDWIKANNNQMVVIGHTHRPRFPDATEIPFFNDGSCVHPRAITGLEIENNQIALIKWHMTTKENGTLQIIRTVLEGPEDLNHFIN from the coding sequence ATGTCTTCAAACAGTAGAATTTCTAAAGCGTTTAAAGAAGCAAAGAAACTGCCTTTAAACAAAGATTCTAAATATATTTTATTTAGTGATTGTCATAGAGGTGATAATAGTTTTGCAGATGATTTTGCAAGAAACAGAAATGTTTACAAATATGCCTTTAATCATTATTTCGATGAAGGTTTTACCTATATAGAGTTGGGTGATGGTGATGAATTGTGGGAAAATTCTGACTTCAAAAACATTTTTAGAGCAAATAAATATATCTATTTGTTGCTTAAAAAATTTCATGATGATAACCGATTACATTTTATTTGGGGGAATCATGATATGGATTATAAAGATCCTAAATACATTAAAAAAAACTTACATTATTATTATGATGAAGTTTCAGAAACTGATAAAGAACTACTAATTAATGCCTCTTTTTCTGAAGCAATCTTACTAGAAAATCAAGAAACAAAAAAATCAATCTTTTTATTACATGGGCATCAAGCAGATTGGTTTAATTATACATTTTGGAAATTAAGCAGGTTTCTTGTAAGGGTTTTATGGAAACCACTACAAATACTTGGCATATCCGACCCAACAAGTCCAGCACAAAACTTTAAAGGGTTGATAAAAGTTGAAAAAAGAATTGAAGATTGGATTAAAGCAAATAATAATCAAATGGTTGTAATTGGTCATACACACAGACCAAGGTTTCCAGACGCAACGGAAATTCCTTTTTTTAATGACGGAAGTTGTGTTCATCCAAGAGCAATTACAGGTTTAGAAATAGAAAACAATCAAATTGCATTGATAAAATGGCATATGACAACTAAAGAAAACGGAACTTTACAAATTATTAGAACTGTCTTAGAAGGACCAGAAGATTTAAATCATTTTATAAATTAA